In the Diceros bicornis minor isolate mBicDic1 chromosome X, mDicBic1.mat.cur, whole genome shotgun sequence genome, CTGTGTTCTAGTTGCTCCAGGAACATAGCCTGTTGGTCTGTTGGAGGGGCTTAGGACAGGGGAGAGGAAAGGCCTTTCTGAACCATCTGGGGCTCGGGCCCTGCTCCCCATCAGCCACACCGAGTTCTTGTCTCTAGATTCAGCAGGAAAGATGAGGAAAGACACACGTTTCTCTGGGAAGAAGGTCGGGGTGAGGCCATTGAGATGAGAAGGGCAGCGGCCACCTGGGGTCTGGCCATGTTACTGGAAAACCAGAGGAAGGGCAAGAAGACTGGAGGCTGGCTAATTTCCTGCTCCCTTCCTCCAGCTTCCCTCGCCATCCACCCAGAACAAAGAGGGCTTCTCCCTTGCAGGCAGTTCCATCTCCTCCGAGAAGCACCTTCTCATTAACTCGGCCTTGCCCACTACTACCAGGTCTCTCTGAGAAACTTCCCCAAGAGCTGGTGTTACGAGGCAACTGAGAAGGGAAGTGCTGCGTGTCCAGAGTGAGCATCAGCAAGGAGGAAGGCTTTCTGTGCTGCTTTACTCAAGAGTGGCCTAGACCCTCTATTTCCGCAAATCAATCCCCTGAGGTGGAGGAGTAAGAAACCTTCACTTCAGGTACATCGAGTCCTTGGCACTCGGGTAAGACCGCCATGGACTGGTGACAGAAACTCCCTTCTACGGGACTAATGAGGAAAAAACTGGTCCTGGCGTGGTTTGCCCAGAACCCTGGCCACAGGCCTTTGTCTGACCCCGAGGATGAGCTGGGGTGGAGGATGGAGGCTGTGCTCTACGACTCGAGAAGTACGCTCTCTGAGACCACAAATTCTCCCAAACTCCATCAGGAACCGTTGAACTAAGTGTGCATGGGCACGCCAAACTTATGACGCCCAATGGCACAGGGCTCTCAAATGCATGCCCCATCCCTGACTGTCCTGTCTTGGGAGGATTTCTGCACCCACTCTCCTCGACGTTCACCCAAACGCCCTaattcaccaccaccaccaagattTCTGAGGTCCGGAGCGGGCTTTAGGACTCAAGCACGCACATTTAAGAAATGAGGAGAAAGACCTTCTCCACTTGCTGCCCGCACACCTTATCAGCCCAGGAAGTCTTGTGAGCAAATTCCAAAGTCAGCCACAGCGGGGGACCAGCTGCTGGGACTAAAGAGTGTGACTGGAGGAAAGCACCAGGTTTCACTCCACATTTTGCCTCCAAAGCATAATACACCCTCTGTCTGGGGGGAAGAACCCCCTCATGTATACCACACCCATGGATTGTGTTGTCAGCTCCCGATGCTGGCAAACCTGCCACAGAAAAGAATCATGCTCCTCTTTCTGGTGCCTTCATCAGCCTTCATCCCATTTTAACAAAACCCCTCCTTTGGAGGGAGAATATGAGTACTCTCCATTCCATATGAGACTGTCACTATGGGGGATGGGGAGCTGCCTCTGGCTGGAAGTGTCATTCTACtgctacaaaaacaaaacaagacatacCCTTACCTGCTACAGAAGCGAACATATACCTGCCACAATTATGTTGCCCACTGCCACGCCTCTGCTACATTGTATTACACTGTTACTAACTACAGGACAGTGTTTCTCCGGAAAAGGAGATGTGGCCCAGGAAATAATCTTTCATAGGTGCCTCATTCCTGGATGCTAAAATGTTCAAAAGGACATCAGCCCTTCACTCCACAGATCACAAGAGCCGCCGGGTAGCCACTAACTGGACGTCGGGCCATTGTAAGCAAGTCGCTTCCTCTCACCTCCCTTAGCTCTGGGAGCAGAACCACCCCGTTCTCACAGACATGGTCCCACACACAAGCTACTTGGGTTTACTCACATCTCTCACCGTCGTTCTGGTCAGCAACGGCCTCCTCCAGGGCGACCGACTTTGGCTTTTTGTCCTGATTTCCTTTCAACCTTTCCCAGTCAGTGGGGCTGAATTTGCACACCTCGGAGTCTTTGGTCGTCGGGtggccaccttctctctctttcatctcCAACTCTGAGAAGCGCATCATTGCACGCTAGAAAGAAAACGGagatggaaaaaaaacaacaccTTACCATAAAAGCTATTTCATTTGCCTTACCTTAAAGGaaagtattttcaaagaaaagtttGCCCAAAACCAACCACAATTTATGATACAactgagatatttttaaatttaacagaTAAAAATTTAAGAGTATCTATATGTAAGTAGTCACACAATCTTTATTCATAAAGccatatgtatatagatatatatgcggTGTGTATGTATATCCATACATACACTATTGCATAGAGACAGACATTCTCTTTTGaaggtaaataaaacaaaacaaaaacacaacgcaaagaaaacaaaacaaaaacacaacagaaaagaaaataaaatgcacaaTGAATAAAGACGACCATGGCCCACAAACTTCCCTTTGTATATTTGGAAATGAAATTTAACTCAAAAGGTTTATGTAAGATTCTagtaataaaaatttgaagaactGACCTCACAGTAAGCAGCAGGTAGACATAAAATACTGTCCTCTTGTAATCCTTCCATCTATGTAATTAAAATGGGCACTCAATGGATCATTTAGATAACTTCATCCATTTTTATAAGCATAAaccaatttttttcttaacattgCAAAACAATTTggctttatttatcttttaattaaaagtaaaatatcttaAGGAAATTCCTATACAACATCTATCATTCACTAGCAAGTTAAATACATACTCTATCCCTTTAAGcgagcttttttttcctttttttctttctttggtgaAAAAAATTGCACGAATCCCACAGACATGCGGCTGCTACACACCTCCACCAAGTACCATGTAAGGCATCCTAAGCAGCACTTCTAGGTATATTTGTTAACGTATAGTAACGGCAGAGAAATCAAAGCAATTAATAGGTCAAAGTCATGCAGTTTAGATAGCCTTCGCAACAATTAAAACTTCCGTTTTCAGCATTGGAGTGGAGTTCTCTTAAAATCTACAGAGTAACTTACAAGTATCCAGACACATGAACCTCCAGCAGTACTGCCGCTCATGTCCCCTTACTGGACACATTTCATACATTTAAATTACTACAAGCTTCATTAACCAAATCTGCCTGGTGTCCTGCCCTACCATACCCCCCCAATCCTctttacacattaaaaaaactGACAACTGGTAAGGTTACTGAAATTCGGGTGGGGGGCTCACCTGCAATGCCCGCTGCTCTCGGCTGAGCTGACTAGAATCGGCATACAGTTCGGTAGTGACACACTTGAATCGGTCACCCACGTAACCAGCAGAGTTGGCGATTCTCTTTGCCAGCTTAGATGGCTTCGGTTTCAGAACTTTGCCATCACTTGATTCTGCCTCATCAGCTCCATCTTTGGTATAGGTGGGGGTGACGTCCACACTCGGTGGGGCAGTGCCCACACAAAATGGTTTGGGATCCTCTGGGGTTTTACCAAAAGTTACTGCAGGGCCATCGCTCCCCAGACTTGGCTCCAGGAATGGAGTCGAGACTGGCACCCCCAGGTTCTCCTTGTTGGTTCCCGCTGAAACATTCTCCTTGCTTAAGCTGAAGACTGACTGGCCCGGAGCCTGTTTGAAAGTATAAGCTTCGTGGAAGTCACTGATGCGCCCCAACTCCTCTCTCAGGGCGATGAAGTCGCGGTGTGGCTGCAGGGCCGGGTCAGTCGGGGGCTTGGCAGGCTCAGCGCTCTGGCCAACACTCTCAGCTGTGAAGCCGGGTTTGGACACGTTGGCGTCGGGTTTAGCATCTGGCTCTTCCCGGAGAAGGTCTACATAGACAAGCTTGTCGCTCTTGACGACAGTTTTCCCTTGATTCCAGCTGGGGTTCGGCTTTAGGTTCTTGTCCGCAGGAACTTCTGGGTGTAACTTGGTGCTGCTGGCTTCCAACATCTCAGAAAACCGGTTCCGGAGGGTTGGGTCCTCATAACGGGCTCTCTCGTGGGACCGAGACCTCCTCTCGGGTTTCTCCTCTTTAGTGATCTCTATGGGAGTGTGAGGTATCAACATGGGGTGCACCATGCCCAACCCCAGTGCATCTTGGTAGGTCACGAACTCCGGCCGGCCTGTGGGCAGCCCGTAGGGCAGTCCAGGCTTAGGGGCAAGGTGCCCAGGAAAGAGACTGCCATTGGGCAACAAAACTGGGTGAGGGTAGACAGGTCCCTTGCCATGTAAGGAGAGGGGACTTATAGCAATGCCCTCAGGCGCTGGGTAAGGGAGGTAACTCCTGGGGTAGGGAATTGGTGGGGACCTGAACGCCTCATTTGGAGATAGAAATATTGAACTTGGCGGCAGGCCATTCTCATTTGCTTTGAAGCTCGGTTCTGGGTTGCTGGCTTTGGTGCCCTTGCTGCTGGTGCTGCCGCTGTGCTTGGCAGGCGTGGTCGGGGGCTGGCCCACGTGCTGAATGACCGATGGTGTGGTGTCCACAGAGCTCCTGCTGGTCTTGCTGCCATCTGCATTGGCATTTGGGGCTGGCGACGCGGAGGCTGGGCGGCCTGCACTCGACACCGACCCCGAAACGTTAGTGACCACGGCCTCTGTGCCACCCATGCGCGGACATGAAGAACTCCGCTGCTGTGGTATCGCCCAATCCAAGGCCTTGTTTTTCAGCGGCATGCCTTTGCCATTGTTCTCTTCGTTAGGACTTGGCCCGGGCACCACCCAGGACGAGGGAGCTGTGCTAATGATTTCAGATCTATAGAGAGCACAGCCGTTTCCTGGAGGAGATAATGTTTCTTTTGGAATCTCACTTCCGGAGAGCACTAAGCCACTTCCAGCTCTGCTGTGAACCAGGACTGTGGGCGCCATCTTTTTCATGTGGTCAGCTTTAGAAGCATCTACATCCACCACTTTAGAAGACAAGTCTAGTGGCTTATCGGTGACGTCTTTGGTAACCGTCTGCTTCTCCAACAGAGGAGGTGAGCCGCCATCTTTTCTGTCTTGACCCACTGTTTTCCGGGTGTGCCCAGGAACTGGCTGGGCACTTTCAGCCCCTTCTGGAGCCTTCGGATACTTGCCGTTGGAGAGCCTGGCCGCGGGGAACTCGCTGCTGACCGTCATGTATGACTTCGACAGAGTGACCGAGGGAGATGTGGAGATCCTGGCGTAGTGCTTGTGGAATTCGGAGTAGGTGTCTGCAGCAGGCTGGGAGGGAAGGTGGACTCGGGGTGAAGGCCGAGGCGAGGGGGGCAACAGGAGAGCTGTGTCCCCTGGCAGGCCACTGGTGACCGCCTTGGCAGAGGGCACCCTAGGCTGTTTACTGTTCTGGATGTGGGGATAGGCATGGGAATCGACAGGGTTCCCAGGACTGACGCCCATCTTCCAGGGCAGGCTTTTGTCTGCACAGTGGACCAGAGGTGGGATGGCTGGGGAGGCGGAAGGCGTCGAGAGCCTCATGGGCGAAGCCAGGGATGACGGGATGTGCGGACTGACGTAGTGGGGTGGCGGCAGGTAGAGAAAGCGCTCCCCGTTGGTGCAGACCGGAGAATACAGCGGCTGGGCCAAGCTGTAGGACTGCTGAGGTAGCAAGGCCTTGTACATGTTCAGTGAATACTTATTTGGCGAGTCAAGGAAAGGGTAGATGGCTGGCGTGGCACCTTCCATGTAAGGATTGACCCAGGGCAGCCGCAGGTAGCTAGCACCATTGATGTTGAGAGGGCTCTGCTTGTCACTGGCAGGCCTGTCCAAGCCCAGTGTTTCTGCTGTCGGTACAGCACTTTTTTGTATTCCAGGTGGCGTTTTGTATATAGCACTGAAGCCATTTGGGGGTTTTCCAGAGACAGTGGAGGCCTCCACTGTCTCAGGTGTATTGGGTTTGAACTGCATCTCTGGATTTCTTTCGGAGGAAAACCCAAGACCACCTAGAGTGCTTGTGGCGGCCTCCCGACCTTTCTCTGAGCCCAGTCCACACAAGCTAGAATAGACGATGTTGCCAGGGACGCGCAGCCCTTCCCGGATAAGACCAGTGCGGTCCATGCTCAGCGCTGCCAGGCCATCGATCCGATGGGCTGTAGTTGCGTCCACCTTTGCAGAAGAAGAACACATGGGTTACTTAGGACACTCCTTCAAAGCAACAGAGCCCGTTCCCAGAAGAAACTGCAAACTAGTTCAATATGACATCAGCCTCAACAGCTGAGCAGAAAGggttaaaaaagaaaggattcACAGGGTCTGTGGTCCCCTCCCCCCTTATCCAAAACCCTTTGCTGCCTGCCTTCTCACCTCTGTTCAGCTAGTATCCTGAAAGCCCATAAAACGTTGATCCCGTTAGACTTGAGGCCCATACATTAATGCAGTCATCTATTAACTCTGGAAATTCACCTTCTCAGCAAAAAGTCGTTGCTGCAACTGAGACATCAACTCCACTACTCTCGGCACCACCCTCATGGGGTACAAAACTCGCACTAACCCTCCCTGGGCCTGCCACGTTGGGTGCAAGGGCGGTGTCGACTGTGTTTTTCCTAGATGTAGGAAGGCATCATTTAACATAACAAGAAACAATCTTCAGTGGGACAGCAGGAACGGAGGACTTTAGTTGCCTCATTTCTAAATCAATAAAGAGGCCATGGGTCAAACTGTGGTTGTGTCTTTTGACTTCCTCTCCCTGGTGTCTGAAGACAGTTCTGTGTTTCATATTTTACTGGAAAGGTAAACCCTAAGGGTCTACTTGGAGGCTGGAAATTTATCCAGCTGGGAGCACCGATGTGGCACGTAGCTTACTGAAGAAAGGAAGGCGGCCCGTAACCCACCAGTCACTAGGGGACGTGCACATAAATGGCGAGCATGTCGAAAGGAGTGCACGGCCAAGAAGCCTAGACAGGAAGAGCTTGGGTGAGGGCCCTGTCCTGCAGCAGAGGCTACTACTCAGCCTAGCCACAAAAcacccccacccagcccccaAAAGGCCCTTTAATGGTATGCAAATGAATGCACGATTGATTACAGATCACTGATATTCAGATAGCACATCAACAGAAGCCATTAATCTCTTACCACGTTGTGGTTCAAGGGATTTTCTTCCCTTAGTTCCAGTCTGGTCTTTGAAGCATCACCATCATTTACGggaattttcctatttaaaaggaCACACCAACTTCATGAAAGCATTCCTCACTTAATCCATCTTTCATAGACTGCCCCAGAACAGACCAGTTTCTAATAACTCCATTTTTTCAAActgcccttaaaaaaaaaaattcctccccAATGGCCCATATCGAAAGTTGTCCCCAAATGGTGATTCAACCGGACCggcaaaaacaaaggaaaggcaGGACAACGGAGACATGAAATCACAAATATGTCCCAAGTTGGGTAAGGGAGAAATTAAGCACAATCACTTCTCAGTGCAATCTTTTCTCTAGAGAAGCCAAGTAGGCCAATCTGGGCTCTGCTGTCCTCGCAGACCCTTAGAAGCTCTGAGGACAGACATTAAGCAGTACAATGGCCAAAGACCAAAGGGAGGCCACAAGGCTGGAATCTCCAGGCTGGCAGCATCAATCACTTCTGTGTCACTCACGAAGGCAGGCCTGCAAAACTTTTCCCCAAACAAAGTTAGGTACCATGTCCTACGAAACTGGTTTCCATGGTGATAATGAAGCCATATTTGACTGCCTCTATCAAAATGATGGAGAATACACACTAATATCATAGAAATGTCAGCTGCTCCAGGCTCCAGAAGAAGCTGcacatctgtgccaggctgctGCGGCTGCCCTGGGACTTGTTATCAGAGAGCATCGATAAAGAAAGCGCTTGGTGCCAACTTCCAAATCCTCAGGATAAAATCGCTGACAAGCAGCAGAGGAAAGTTTCATCATTACCTCGAAGAGCAGCTTCAATCATCTATTGCTTAGCTGCCTCTACCCCGGACTCCAAAATTACTGATTAGGAAGCCTAACAGAGCTGTCGGGTGACTGAAACCAGGAGCCAATGGCCTGGCTGAACAGGCAGCAGAGGACATGGACAAACCCTGGGCTTAAATGAAGTAAAGGGTGGCTATCTCCCCACTTATTACTGagcaaaatatttgttttaaaagcaCATCGAATGCCGATCCACCTGGGCCCACACTCCTGACATTTCGAGTTAAAGCAGCATATAGACTGGGATTAATTCGCCttcataaatatgaaataataaattaagGACGAAAGTGCACTGAAAGGCCGCTTTAGGGGCTAATCTTTTAAAGGGCGGCAATGCTTCGCTGAGCCAGGTTGCCTGTTAAAACTGTAAATCAAGGGCTGCCAGCTAGGCGGGAGATCTTTCTCCCCCACCCCTTTTGGGCCCCCTCTGGCTgtgagaaggtgagaggagcttTGGCGTGGGCTCTGCTCAGGAGCCCAGGGGGAAGAGACCCGCTCTCTCTTCCCAGGCCTCAGCCAGACAGGCACATTCACCTGTCTTCGTTGATCCCACACATGCGGACCCTCTCGCTGTTCATCCAGCTGTGAACGTTCCCATACAGGGGGGTTGCTGAAAGCATGTCGTCTTCTTGGATGGCAGCTTTTCTTCAAGCGTCTAgtctgtttgaaaaaaaaaaaaaaaagaatcccaggAGGTTGAATAAAGAAGAGCCAGAGAACGAGAGAAGCCCTCTTTCTAGGCAATTCACACGGAATATAGACTCGGGAAGGCAGGTTGTGCTCGAGGTTCTACAGATGTCCAGGAGTGAAAGAACACACCTGACCCGAAGGTACAGGAGAGGAGAAAGGTAACTTCCCCAGCGGGAGGCACTGGGGGTGAGGAGAGGGTTAATTAAAGCACCACACACCACCCCATCCAAGCACCCAAGGTAGAGCACATGttcccccctcccccgccccctgtCCGGTGCCAtcctcccttctcctttcccaGCCTTCGGAGAACACGCTTGAAAGCATCCAGTGCTGGATCCCAGGGAGCCACACACTGATTCTTCTTGGAGCTAAAAGGCTCAGAGGTGGGGGAAGGCACAATAGTTCGGTGTGGCGGCCTCAACTATGACAAGTTCCCAGGGCTGAATTTCCAGGGTCGTGGGGTGTGCAACTTACAGATTGAGGGTTAAAAAGAGTCGGTGGGCTGGTGAGCCGCCCCACCTGAACCTTAGATTAGATTAAGCACCAAACCCGGGTGGTTTTGCCTGGGTGGTTTGGCCTGGGAGCTGCAGAGGGAGGCGGCTGAGTAATTCAATGACGCTTGCTCGCTGGGGACAAGAAATCATTAGCGAGCGCAGAAGTCTTAGCAGCCCAGGCTGCTGGGCTGCGAGCCGCTGGCATGCGGGGAGCGGGCAAAAACCACCCATTTCCCACCGACCGGGATGGGGAGGGCTGCTgaggcagaggagggaagagCACCCCCGCCTTCCTTACCTTCTCTGgccaccacccccacccacatCACATTCTAGTTTGCTGCATGAGTGAAGGGTCAGGACAAGCTGCATTTTATTAACAGGATTATCACGGCGCGTGATTTATCCTCGTGCAGGATTTTAATTGCTCTTTGGAGGTTGAGCCGTTTCTTTTGACTGCGCTTCAGCCCATATCCTGCTGTTAAATGCTGGGTTAATAAGTAGGGGAGCCTTTAATGCCTGGGACCGATGGCCCTCGGCAATTCCCTGCTCACAAACACACTGCAGTCTCCCTCGTCCAGGACCCGGCCACGGCATCTTTACACAGGACCCAAACCTGAGTGTGAAATCATTGGCGTGCAGATCATCAGGGgaacttttctttctcctccctcactCACCCCACCCACACAGTTTCCGAAAGCCCAAATGTTCCCTAACTCGACACATTTCCTTTGTTAGCAGGAAAAAATATGCAAATGCTTGCTTTTACACTTGAGCACACGGAGCAGACTGCCAGGTCGGTAGGGTTGGAGGCACCAGGTCCTGGGAGTaactgagggtgggggtgggggagcaccTGGGAGACCTGAAAGCCAGGCtatccttcatcatttctttgtCCTAACGAGGTCTTTTGTCCACCAGCATCCCCCATCGGCCCCCTATACATGGAACACCGTCTGTTAATCAAGAGCCACGTACAGACACACTGCGCTCAACAATGAagctggaggaggagaagaagaggcAGAAATCTGCAGAGTTGGGGCAGGCCTAGCAGCTCTAGGAAGCATCTCTTTCTTCAGACAGACTGGGGTGTTTCCAACGGGCTAGCCACAGCGCCCCGAAAAGACAGACTCAGGTGTTGAGGAAGGTTCTGTGGGGGCTCATGAGCTTTTCTTCCATCTTCCAAATATACAAATCAAGTTGGGGGAAGGCCACCACTAGTGCTGGGCCGACCACAAGGAACATTTCAACGGAGTGTCCCCTCCCTAACTCCTGCTGTCCCTTCTAATAAAAGGAAGACATTCTGGGTGGCCTAATGTAGAAGGTGGAACAACATGCCTTGGGGCAAGTGTCCTGGTCACCAGCTGCAGCAGCGGGACCACACCATGCCATCCTGTCACTGTGTGCCATGATGAAATGCGGACATTACATCAGGAGCAAAAGGGTCACTCAATCAAACCCCTAAGAAAGGGACGAGGAAGAAGAAAGTGCGTACCCGTGAAACCTCAGTCTTCTGGTGTCCTAGTCTTCAAAATTGGCCTTCCGTTAAACAAGCCCTCTCCTACACACCTCCTTTAGTCCCCTTGTGACAAGAACCTCCAAGCACCTGACTGAGGTAACGGGAAGGGTGTTGCCTCAATCATCCTagagccccctccccccaaaaaacaaccCAGAGGCCTCCTTCCCTTGAAAGTGCTTTTCTTTAGAAAGGGCAGCCCGGACTTGGCGGAAAGGTGAACACAGTTGAGCAACACCCGGGACCACTGGGCGCTTTCAGagcttctctcccctctccagggCTTGTCCTGTCAGGTTTTCAATATTAATGCCGCACAGATAAATGACACCAGGTGTCAGAATGAAGGGTTCTCACATGCACAGGGTCAGATGGAGTGCTGAGGCCCAGAGTGAGGTTCAGTGtcatgggggggcgggggggcagaGGGATGGGGCTGACCATGAAGCAGCAACGGGGGGTGGGGTACATTGTTGGATCCTGCtgaatacacgcacacacacacacacacacacacgcacacacacttatAATCTTTAGCTGCCCCATGAACTTTTTGTGAACTGTTTAAAAGTGGAGGTCTGTTGAACAAACAGCGGCGCCACTGCCAGCCATAATTTCATTGCAACAAGCTAAAGACTTTTAACTCTTCAGGTTCCTGGCTAAAGATGGAGCTGAGTGGAAAGGGCCAATGAGCAATGGCCCTGCCTGGCAGGAAGCCCTTCTCCAGGGTGACAGACATGAGCTGCCTAAATCCCTGGCAGGAACGTGCTCAGCAAAGGCCATACTGCTCACAAGGCACCATTACTGAAGGATGGGGCCTCCCCTCCGCCACCTCTCCGGGATGCAGAACTAAGGGGACATTGGGGTAAGAAACAGAGACTGAGAGGCAGAGATACAGCAATGCTCATCCCACTCCACTTCTAGAAGCGGCTGTTGAAATAGTTAGGATCTTGTTTTACGTCGAAGGGAAGGAAAGTGCTTCAAAACTGACTTCGCTGACCCTTGGCCGTGGGACATGATGGAGAGGAAGTGATTTAGATGACAAACAGGTAGGCGCTCTGCTGTATAAGAGGCTTGTCTGCCCTTATTTCTCATTGccttcccccacacacaccttcTCTTCCACATGCAAGCTATGCTTCTAGAGGTGCCAAGACGTGTGAAGTCACTCAGGAAAAGCACATTACAAGCACCAACCTGTTTCCCGTGTGAGCTGCTAGGCTTCACCTTGGCTCCGGGTTTTAACCCTTTTTTCTAATAGTGGAGAGAAGGGGGCAAGGATGTGGatgaagagggaagatggctgagaGAAGTGGTCAGAGGAGAGACTGAGGAGTGTCTGGTTTCTAAAGAACAGACTGGGAATTGTACTGACCGCCTGCTGGAACTCCCAGTTCCGGGGAGAGACCTGGCTTGCAAAACGCAGACACACCCCATGTGGTCTCCAGCTCTCGGTTTGGTGGTGATTGAAGGAACGAGAGTTTGGGTCTCCCTCGTCACTTAAGCAGTCATTTATCTGCTCTGGAAGCCAAGAGTTAGGATTAGGATCTGAACTTGGCCTGGAACTGAGGAGACAAGGGCCCGACTGGCAGAAAGAGGTCAGAGGGACCAAGATTAGGAGCTATCATTCCAAACTTGGCATCCCAGAGAAAGAGCACTTCTGCCCTCTGTGAAAAGACATGAGGGGGCACATGGGTGCCGAGTAGCACCCACCaccatttcatttattcctgCCATGAGGACACCGTGATGGactgagaaaaaggagagaacgTTTGAGTTTTTTAAAAGGCTATTTACCCTGGCAGACAACAAACAGCAGGGCGAAGAGGAAGAAGGAGTGGCCCTGAGAGGCTAGGATGCGTGAAGGGAGGGAGGCAG is a window encoding:
- the BCOR gene encoding BCL-6 corepressor isoform X3, encoding MLSATPLYGNVHSWMNSERVRMCGINEDRKIPVNDGDASKTRLELREENPLNHNVVDATTAHRIDGLAALSMDRTGLIREGLRVPGNIVYSSLCGLGSEKGREAATSTLGGLGFSSERNPEMQFKPNTPETVEASTVSGKPPNGFSAIYKTPPGIQKSAVPTAETLGLDRPASDKQSPLNINGASYLRLPWVNPYMEGATPAIYPFLDSPNKYSLNMYKALLPQQSYSLAQPLYSPVCTNGERFLYLPPPHYVSPHIPSSLASPMRLSTPSASPAIPPLVHCADKSLPWKMGVSPGNPVDSHAYPHIQNSKQPRVPSAKAVTSGLPGDTALLLPPSPRPSPRVHLPSQPAADTYSEFHKHYARISTSPSVTLSKSYMTVSSEFPAARLSNGKYPKAPEGAESAQPVPGHTRKTVGQDRKDGGSPPLLEKQTVTKDVTDKPLDLSSKVVDVDASKADHMKKMAPTVLVHSRAGSGLVLSGSEIPKETLSPPGNGCALYRSEIISTAPSSWVVPGPSPNEENNGKGMPLKNKALDWAIPQQRSSSCPRMGGTEAVVTNVSGSVSSAGRPASASPAPNANADGSKTSRSSVDTTPSVIQHVGQPPTTPAKHSGSTSSKGTKASNPEPSFKANENGLPPSSIFLSPNEAFRSPPIPYPRSYLPYPAPEGIAISPLSLHGKGPVYPHPVLLPNGSLFPGHLAPKPGLPYGLPTGRPEFVTYQDALGLGMVHPMLIPHTPIEITKEEKPERRSRSHERARYEDPTLRNRFSEMLEASSTKLHPEVPADKNLKPNPSWNQGKTVVKSDKLVYVDLLREEPDAKPDANVSKPGFTAESVGQSAEPAKPPTDPALQPHRDFIALREELGRISDFHEAYTFKQAPGQSVFSLSKENVSAGTNKENLGVPVSTPFLEPSLGSDGPAVTFGKTPEDPKPFCVGTAPPSVDVTPTYTKDGADEAESSDGKVLKPKPSKLAKRIANSAGYVGDRFKCVTTELYADSSQLSREQRALQMEGLQEDSILCLPAAYCERAMMRFSELEMKEREGGHPTTKDSEVCKFSPTDWERLKGNQDKKPKSVALEEAVADQNDGERCEDSAGNKQDPFEAPEDKDLPVENYFVDRQPVSEPPADQAATDMPHDPTLQLEKKRKISDDSKHTDTTTEELPEDPLLKIKRKRVSKGLHPKKQRHLLHLRERWEQQVSESKPGRQGRKEVTQAIQPRAVTQGTNISEEKPGRKGTEARGNRSWLEEPLKSSDNEQGLPVFSGSPPMKSLLSTNASGKKQTQPSCTPASRPSAKRQKIEESQKTDVLCTDEEEDCQAASLLQKYTGTSEKPSGKRLCKTKHLIPQEPRRGLSLTGDYYLENADGKGTVRRFRKRTEPSSHCDLSPAKQDQKTFDRLQQLLPASQSSQLPRSSSPPETSQSRPMPPEARRLIVNKNAGETLLQRAARLGYEEVVLYCLENKICDVNHRDNAGYCALHEACARGWLNIVGHLLEYGADVNCSAQDGTRPLHDAVENDHLEIVRLLLSYGADPTLATYSGRTIMKMTHSELMEKFLTDYLNDLQGHSDDDANGSWEFYGSSVCEPPNESGCDVLANPPGPEDQDDDDEAYSDVFEFEFSKSPLLPCYNVQVSVTQGPRNWLLLSDVLKKLKMSSRIFRCNFPNVEIVNITEAEFYRQVSASLLFSCSKDLEAFNPESNELVHLVEFTNELQTLLGSSVEWLHPNDMVSDDYW
- the BCOR gene encoding BCL-6 corepressor isoform X1 — translated: MLSATPLYGNVHSWMNSERVRMCGINEDRKIPVNDGDASKTRLELREENPLNHNVVDATTAHRIDGLAALSMDRTGLIREGLRVPGNIVYSSLCGLGSEKGREAATSTLGGLGFSSERNPEMQFKPNTPETVEASTVSGKPPNGFSAIYKTPPGIQKSAVPTAETLGLDRPASDKQSPLNINGASYLRLPWVNPYMEGATPAIYPFLDSPNKYSLNMYKALLPQQSYSLAQPLYSPVCTNGERFLYLPPPHYVSPHIPSSLASPMRLSTPSASPAIPPLVHCADKSLPWKMGVSPGNPVDSHAYPHIQNSKQPRVPSAKAVTSGLPGDTALLLPPSPRPSPRVHLPSQPAADTYSEFHKHYARISTSPSVTLSKSYMTVSSEFPAARLSNGKYPKAPEGAESAQPVPGHTRKTVGQDRKDGGSPPLLEKQTVTKDVTDKPLDLSSKVVDVDASKADHMKKMAPTVLVHSRAGSGLVLSGSEIPKETLSPPGNGCALYRSEIISTAPSSWVVPGPSPNEENNGKGMPLKNKALDWAIPQQRSSSCPRMGGTEAVVTNVSGSVSSAGRPASASPAPNANADGSKTSRSSVDTTPSVIQHVGQPPTTPAKHSGSTSSKGTKASNPEPSFKANENGLPPSSIFLSPNEAFRSPPIPYPRSYLPYPAPEGIAISPLSLHGKGPVYPHPVLLPNGSLFPGHLAPKPGLPYGLPTGRPEFVTYQDALGLGMVHPMLIPHTPIEITKEEKPERRSRSHERARYEDPTLRNRFSEMLEASSTKLHPEVPADKNLKPNPSWNQGKTVVKSDKLVYVDLLREEPDAKPDANVSKPGFTAESVGQSAEPAKPPTDPALQPHRDFIALREELGRISDFHEAYTFKQAPGQSVFSLSKENVSAGTNKENLGVPVSTPFLEPSLGSDGPAVTFGKTPEDPKPFCVGTAPPSVDVTPTYTKDGADEAESSDGKVLKPKPSKLAKRIANSAGYVGDRFKCVTTELYADSSQLSREQRALQMEGLQEDSILCLPAAYCERAMMRFSELEMKEREGGHPTTKDSEVCKFSPTDWERLKGNQDKKPKSVALEEAVADQNDGERCEDSAGNKQDPFEAPEDKDLPVENYFVDRQPVSEPPADQAATDMPHDPTLQLEKKRKISDDSKHTDTTTEELPEDPLLKIKRKRVSKDDWPEREMTNNSSNHLEDPHYSELTNLKVCIELTGLHPKKQRHLLHLRERWEQQVSESKPGRQGRKEVTQAIQPRAVTQGTNISEEKPGRKGTEARGNRSWLEEPLKSSDNEQGLPVFSGSPPMKSLLSTNASGKKQTQPSCTPASRPSAKRQKIEESQKTDVLCTDEEEDCQAASLLQKYTGTSEKPSGKRLCKTKHLIPQEPRRGLSLTGDYYLENADGKGTVRRFRKRTEPSSHCDLSPAKQDQKTFDRLQQLLPASQSSQLPRSSSPPETSQSRPMPPEARRLIVNKNAGETLLQRAARLGYEEVVLYCLENKICDVNHRDNAGYCALHEACARGWLNIVGHLLEYGADVNCSAQDGTRPLHDAVENDHLEIVRLLLSYGADPTLATYSGRTIMKMTHSELMEKFLTDYLNDLQGHSDDDANGSWEFYGSSVCEPPNESGCDVLANPPGPEDQDDDDEAYSDVFEFEFSKSPLLPCYNVQVSVTQGPRNWLLLSDVLKKLKMSSRIFRCNFPNVEIVNITEAEFYRQVSASLLFSCSKDLEAFNPESNELVHLVEFTNELQTLLGSSVEWLHPNDMVSDDYW